A stretch of DNA from Odontesthes bonariensis isolate fOdoBon6 chromosome 2, fOdoBon6.hap1, whole genome shotgun sequence:
TGTACATTTAAGGCAAGTTTAtaggcaaattattatttttttttcagggttGAGATTCCAAGCCATTCTAACATGTCTTTATTCAAagggtacttttttttttttttttttttttttaatttctgttGGGCATCATGCTCATAAGTGTATATGTAGGTGGAGGATACCGTATGCGCATTCTGAAATAAATCATTTCACCAACTTCATACCACAACCAATATTAGTGTAAGTAATCAGCAGAGGAAGCTTGATCGTGTtacaaaagagttagagttctTACCTTATGGTAGGGGTTTCTTATAAAAACATACGGAATTTCATAGTCCATATCTTTCAAGGCCGTTTTCTCAAAAGCCTTCACACTGTGAGCCAGAAACcgccaagaaaaaaaagcttaccCTTACGCGGCATATCGAAAACCTTGAACTCTGTTCGTTATGGGGATATATGCTAAATATTATAGATCTCGGTtgggaaatatatatatatatatattttaataacattttaaaaaacaaattaacaaactAACTGTCTCTTAATCCACTGTGAATGGGGAGGTTTTATGGTTATTCCTATTATTCAAAGATTTGATTCTGTTAAACGGTTTCGCAAAAGAAATACCATAAAGTCTTATTCGTCAATAACTTCAGGCTCCAACTAATTTTCCTCGTGAACTTTACGAGCAGGGACGCAGAAAAGTACGGAATAGTTGGGTCAACAGTGTGGTGAGTTTTACTGAAGCACCATGTGGTGGTGTGATTGGTTTAAACACTAAATTGccccagtgaaaatgtttcccCTTCTCTGAATTTAATTAATATTCAAATGAAACAAAGAACTCTAAAATCAAACTGTCTTTGGTTGGCGAAAAGCTgccattcaaataaatgaacccttcctaagaataataaaaaaagaagtttaaaaAAGCACTTTTCAGGTGAGCTATACATTTGTAAGGTTAAACTGAAAGGAGCAAAATCAATTTGAGTCTGATTTATATTAGTTGGGGTGCATCTGTGTTTCTCATTCTGGAAATATGGCGGCTACATGATGGGCGCTGTGACCTGGGGAGATGACAGTGGACCGCTTAAACAGAGAGCAGCATAGTGAGCAGTAAGCAGCAGGAAGTaaaggacagacaggtgagacgtgttttttttttttttaatgacatagAAAGTTGGGTACCATCTGCATAGCAGCATACTGTGACCTGACATACAATCTCAAACAGCAATGTTGTGGTACAAAAAAGCTTCCACTTACAGAGTCTATTTACAGTCTGTAAACTTTATATGCTATGTCATTTACACTATACACATTTCTTATACTACTTTTTCAGATGTACATCCTTATTCACTTACTGCTCTGAACTTGACTTTTTAGTTTTGCTTAATATAAGCAGATCACAAGCAGGCCTTTTGCTTATTTAGTGGTAACCAGATATTTATTTGGATGCTAATTTAAGCCTTTACTTCTTCTCATTTTCACCCACCTAAAAGCGGGGCAAGTCTCTGAATGCGAACATCCTGAATCAATAAAGACTGAGCAGAGCTGAAGAGTGTGTTTTATTTGGGAAATGTGTGTCTGGATTGAATGAAACCTAAATCACTTGGGGGGGGTTGATTCTCTCTAAAAAGTCAAATCAAACATCCTGCAGACATGCACCCTCTCTCAGCTCGCACAGATATTTCCATCAAAGAGATGGAGGGGTTACTGGGGTCCAGGCTGAAGGCAGTCGGCCATGGGGGGAGGCGTCATACTGAGCGGCATCATGCACCTctgtggctgagctgctgtcgtaCATGGGAGAGCCAGAAGGGGGCACTGTGACAGAGTGAGACAGGCTTGGATAGTGGCTGCTGGACCCTCGGAGGAACTGGGAGCCCAGGCAGCTGTTAATCCCCCCATTCTGGGGCACTGGAGTCAGGGGTGAGTTACTCACAGACCACAGGCTGGTGTACTGACtgtacagagagacagacagaaaacttCTTCTTTAGGATGGTTTAGAAGAAACACTCAAATGCAACATTTCAAACATGCTCTTTACATGTTTTCAACGTatctgtaaaaaaataaataaaaaaagattccaTGAACATTGGGTTTGTTACTTCTGTCAGTACAATTGGTAATCTtaaggtttgtttgtttcattgtCATTTGATGTTATTTGTAATGCTCTCCTCCTTGttgattgtttgttttgtacAATTTTTCAGTGTCCGTTTTGACATTTTAAAAATCAAGATAAAATGAGACGTTTGTGGAGAAACTATCAAAATCatttgaaagatttttttccccctctttcatTTAAGTGTTTTGTCTCGCTTATATTTCTATGCAGACCCGCTAGAAATAGACAAACCAAGTACCACAAACCTAGAATTTGCACCGGAGGCAGAGTTGTGGGCCATGGGCATCATGCTGGAGTGTGCCGGCATCTGAAGACCGGACCAGTTATCGTGGCTGGTGAGCATCGACAGACAGGGTGACGAGTTATCAGAGTAACCGgctgcaacacaaacacagacactgaGATCTAGTGGTTTCGGTTAGATTTGTCAGACACCAAATCCTGTCATTGGTTGTATTCACATTATATTGCAGGATGTGACACCCTAATATCAGTATGACAGTTGAGGTAAATCTTGGGCAGTCCTTGTGAGAAACCAAACAATTTACTGCTCTGTGGCTCCACTCCACACAAAAGCCAGAGGAATGCACAACATTCCCTACTCAGCAGCACTTGTTTGACTTTCTTGTTAATAGTTGAGGGGGAAGGAAGTGTGGCGTTTCTTGGATGCGTGAGATGGACACTCACTGGGCGAGTTGGTCCGATGGGCGTAAGGGCTGGTGTAAGGAGTAGAGCGGTGGTTCCTCAGGGTGGAGTAGCGCTCGCAGCCGTGGGACGGCGAGAGGGAGATGgaactcccaaactggctgtgAGAACTGACAGGAGGGCAGAGGGCGCCTGTGCCTGGGATAAACCAGCTGCTCACTGGACCCACAGAGGGGAGAAATAACCAGACCAAATTAGTACCGTAAACACTTACAAGTTTAACAGGAAGCCGAACAAATTCGATACAGTTTAAACTTACATTGAGAATAACCAGACTGGTGGTTTTCATTTGCATCTTCCCTCATGTCTTTGCCGTCACTTCTGCAGAGataaagcctggtttatttCTACCGGAcacatttagttgttttttttttttttgttttgtttttttacatcaatTATCTGTTGTAATTAAATTTCAGCTTCATGGGTTCTTACCTCTCCTTTGCATCTAGAAAGGCCTTGGCAAATGGGTTGTACTTAATTTTCAGTGCAGTTATCTAAAATCAaacgacacaaacacacaagaccTGGGATCGCAGAACAAAGAATCAAAGAGTGCTTAAGTACGGTGCGTAAATTACGCGCGTCTTTTACGCACCCAGGCCAAACTTTGTCGCATCCAAGATATTTGTCGTCAAACTAAAACGAAACTTGAAGTCGCTGACCTCTTCGTTCTGGTACGCTGTCACAGCAATGAACTGGGTCTCCGGGAAGGAGTGGCTGGTGATCATCCTCCGCGGGCCTCCGACGCGCACGATGTGGATGCGTGGCTCGTACTTGTGCAAGGAGTTTAACATgatctttaaaacacaacagcggTTATTCGATATGGCCGAGTCGTAACTTCTACTtgcgtttcagtttgaaatGAAAGCCTATACACACGCAAACACTTTCCTTACCTGCCCTCCGCCGTTGAGTTTGTTTGTGAGTTTGACTTTGCTGAAGGAGACGGGAGCTTTCATCCAGTGCGCCCCGAAGTTTGGAGAGTCTGGGTGGATGTACACGCAGCTGGGAGTCTGGGGCTCGGGTTTGCCTCCAGGCACCCACTCCCCGTTCACATATTTCCACCTGTGGTTGTCCGCTGAGGCGAAGTCCAGCAAGAAAGAATACATAGCGTTCGGGTCCAAACCAGACACGTTCACTTTCAGAACCGGAAACATGCGCCTTAAGAAAAAacgcgacaaaaaaaaaaaacttaggcAACTATCTATCTAAACATACAATTTATGCGCGCGCAAGCTTACCTGCCATTCTTTGTAACTATCATCTCGTTTATCAGATCCTTAAACTTTTGCCACAGCTCACTCTCATCCAAGGACACTTTCAGCTCCCTTTCCGTGGGGTCGCCCTTCTCGCTGCCCACCTGCAGCTCATTCTCCACCGCACTGAGGAGGTGATCCACCCGGTACTGAACGGCCTTGCTGGGACACTCGCCAGCGCCTGTCGCCATCGTGTCCAACAGCTCCAGGGATGTGCAGTTTGTCAATACAGGGTTTATTCAAGAGCCTTTAGGCGCTCCTTAGGAAACTCTTTCCTCCCTTTGTGTGCAAACAAAGCCAACTTTTATCTCAAGACACTAGACATTAGGAGGGGCTTCAGAATATATAGGCTGAAGAGAAGCTCCATCTCAGAATGACTGTTTTGGAGCAGAGATGGTTGGCTCGCCTCCTCTTTGATCTTTGCGGGCTTGTCACCCATTGGCTGGGAGGGGCCATGTCATTGAG
This window harbors:
- the tbxtb gene encoding T-box transcription factor T gives rise to the protein MATGAGECPSKAVQYRVDHLLSAVENELQVGSEKGDPTERELKVSLDESELWQKFKDLINEMIVTKNGRRMFPVLKVNVSGLDPNAMYSFLLDFASADNHRWKYVNGEWVPGGKPEPQTPSCVYIHPDSPNFGAHWMKAPVSFSKVKLTNKLNGGGQIMLNSLHKYEPRIHIVRVGGPRRMITSHSFPETQFIAVTAYQNEEITALKIKYNPFAKAFLDAKERSDGKDMREDANENHQSGYSQLSSWFIPGTGALCPPVSSHSQFGSSISLSPSHGCERYSTLRNHRSTPYTSPYAHRTNSPTGYSDNSSPCLSMLTSHDNWSGLQMPAHSSMMPMAHNSASGANSSQYTSLWSVSNSPLTPVPQNGGINSCLGSQFLRGSSSHYPSLSHSVTVPPSGSPMYDSSSATEVHDAAQYDASPHGRLPSAWTPVTPPSL